The following proteins are encoded in a genomic region of Cryptomeria japonica chromosome 11, Sugi_1.0, whole genome shotgun sequence:
- the LOC131051700 gene encoding uncharacterized protein LOC131051700, producing the protein MGSMVRKANTNASTENWHLLLQVFSCLDGPSLGRATCACKAWREVGVQEDLWQQICRAKWPSLDSNAGSCVVKQAGGYRRLFARRFQAQHAQHRSDEEKPCLSLQSLIFLVDVTVGNEVLCSFVRRGHELSGGEVFQFTVSLCDGEVVGKGREVEKIEALRNVKVSWAVMVMGSDRVFQVMDSIKAGQVIGGGCSFWEALADHRCCCAPGMSQHLAEVGLGLGVNGGLQEVSLALLNTLDWRYFSIAHALTYFQHLFFG; encoded by the coding sequence ATGGGATCAATGGTGAGGAAAGCAAACACGAACGCTAGCACGGAAAACTGGCACCTCCTATTGCAGGTATTCTCATGCCTCGACGGGCCAAGCCTGGGCAGAGCTACCTGCGCCTGCAAAGCATGGCGGGAGGTGGGAGTCCAGGAAGATCTGTGGCAACAAATCTGCCGGGCAAAATGGCCTTCCTTGGATTCGAACGCAGGATCATGCGTGGTAAAGCAAGCAGGCGGTTACAGGCGGTTGTTCGCCCGCCGCTTTCAGGCCCAGCATGCACAGCACCGCTCTGATGAAGAAAAACCCTGCCTTTCTTTACAAAGCCTCATCTTTCTAGTGGATGTTACAGTCGGCAATGAGGTTTTGTGTTCCTTTGTACGGCGCGGCCATGAGCTGAGCGGCGGCGAGGTGTTTCAATTTACTGTTAGTTTGTGTGATGGGGAAGTGGTGGGGAAGGGAagggaagttgagaagattgaggcgcTTCGGAATGTGAAGGTGAGCTGGGCGGTTATGGTGATGGGCAGTGATAGGGTTTTTCAGGTTATGGATTCGATCAAGGCCGGGCAAGTAATTGGAGGCGGTTGTAGTTTTTGGGAAGCGTTGGCGGATCATCGGTGCTGCTGTGCGCCCGGAATGAGCCAGCATTTGGCGGAGGTTGGGCTTGGTTTGGGCGTCAATGGGGGTTTACAGGAGGTCTCGCTTGCGCTTCTGAATACTCTCGATTGGAGATATTTCTCCATTGCTCATGCTCTCACTTATTTCCAGCACCTCTTCTTCGGATGA